The genomic region ATTGGAGATCAATGCGACGGATGGATCGCATCGTTGAGGTACATGGAGGTCAGCACGGCAAAGACGTAAGCCTGAACCGTGGATACCATGAATTCGAGGGCAGTGATCGCAACGCCCATGATGAGCGGCAGAACCGCGCCAGCCACGCCGACCGCGCCGAGCGAAGCGAGCGAGACCACAAAGCCGGTGAACACCTTGAGGGTGATGTGGCCGGCGAGCATGTTTCCGAAGAGACGAACCGAGAGCGAAATCGGACGCGAAAGGAACGAGATCACTTCAATCGGGGTGACGATGGGCACGATATAGCCCGGCACGCCGGACGGCACGAAGAGCTTGAGGAATTTCGGGCCGTTCTTGATGAAGCCGTAGGCGACGACCACCGTCATCACCAGCATGGCGAGCGCGAAGGTCACGATGATCTGGCTGGTGAAGGTGTAGAAATAGGGCACCATGCCGAACATGTTGCCGATGAAGATGAAGGTGAACAGCGAGAAAACGAAGGGGAAGAACTTCATCCCTTCGGTGCCCGCGCCACTTCGGACCATGTTGGCCACGAATTCATACGCCATCTCGCTGGTGAGCTGCCAGCGATTGGGCACCAGGCCCCGGCGGCGGGTCGACAGGATCAGATAGGTGCAGATCGTCAGCGTCGTCAGCACCATGAACAGCGACGAATTGGTGAACGAAAGGGTGATGCCGCTGCCTTCGGTGCCGTCGCCGCCAATGGTCCCGAGGGTGAAGATGTCGTAGATGACAAATTGGTGAATCGGATCGTTCGCCAAGGTCTAAGCCCCTATCTCGCCCTTCAGTCCATATCATCCGCGTCTTGTGACGCGGTCTTGTTCGCATTCAGCTCCGCCACTACACGAGTGACGTTAACAATTCCAGCGGCAAAACCCACCATGAACATGATGAGCAGAGCCCATGGTGCCGTGCCGGCAAACATATCGATCAGGTAGCCGATACCCGAGCCAACCAGAATGGCTGCCACGAACTCGGCGCCGATGCGCAAACCGCGCGCCAGCGTCGACATGTCTCCCTGCCGGGACGCGTGCTGGGTGCCGTTGGCTGCAGCCCGCGCCTCCTGCGCCTTCCTGATCCGCGCCGCCAGATCGGATGTCTCCGACGGGGGCGGGGAAGGCGATTTTCCAGCCGGATTTTCGTTCGGATTGGTCACTTCAAACCACCGCTCCAGCCAGGCAGGACACCCGGCAAGAGGGTGCCTTCAAAGTCGCGCGCACCATAGTGGCGGCTCCCTATGGTGTCAAGCTGGTGTGATCGGCAAATTGTCGAGACATATCAATAACTTGATGCGCCACGGTGCAGGTGCGGCATTGCGTCAACACCCCGATTGTGGTCGCACGATGACGCCGAAGGGATTCTCTTAGCCGGTTGCCGCCAGGGCCAGGAGCCCGCCGATGATGGCGACGTTCGACATGAAGCCGTTAAAGAGCGCCGCCCGCTGCGGCCCTTCCTTATCCCAGAAATTGAGCATCATGACCGTCGCGAGCACGGTGAAGAGGATCAGCCCCAGGGCCGATGCCGCCGCGAACAGGCCGAGCGCCAACGTGATTCCCAGCACGATCTGGTAGATCGATCCCACGATCAGCACCAGCCGCGCCTGGGGCACGCCGCGCTCCTTCATGGCCGCGGTCATGGCGTCGAGCACCGGAAAGTGGCGCAGGCCGCCAATGATGAACAGTGCGCCCACAAGGATGCGGGCGATGATGATTGCCGTATCTGCCAATTCGGGTGTCATCAACTTGCCTCCAGGAAAGTTTCGGCGGTGCGCAGATCGACCGACACCAATTGGCTCACGCCGCGTTCGGGCATGGTGACGCCGAACAGCCGGTCCATGCGGCTCATGGTGATGGGGTTGTGGGTGACAACGACGAAACGCGTCTCGGTGCGCTGGCGCATGGAATCGAGCAGGTTGCAGAACCGCTCCACATTGGCGTCGTCGAGCGGAGCGTCCACCTCGTCGAGCACGCAGATCGGCGCGGGGTTGGTCAGGAACACCGCAAAGATCAGGCTCATCGCCGTCAGCGCCTGCTCGCCGCCCGAGAGCAGCGTCATGGTCTGGGGCTTCTTGCCTGGCGGGCGCGCGATGATTTCGAGTCCCGCTTCGAGCGGATCGTCGCTTTCAACGAAGGTGAGTTCGGCCGTGCCGCCGCCGAAGAGCGTGGTGAACAGCTCGCGGAAATGGGCGTTCACCTTCTCGAACGCCTCGTTGAGCCGCGCGCGGC from Pelagibacterium sp. 26DY04 harbors:
- a CDS encoding DoxX family protein, translating into MTPELADTAIIIARILVGALFIIGGLRHFPVLDAMTAAMKERGVPQARLVLIVGSIYQIVLGITLALGLFAAASALGLILFTVLATVMMLNFWDKEGPQRAALFNGFMSNVAIIGGLLALAATG
- a CDS encoding F0F1 ATP synthase subunit A, translating into MANDPIHQFVIYDIFTLGTIGGDGTEGSGITLSFTNSSLFMVLTTLTICTYLILSTRRRGLVPNRWQLTSEMAYEFVANMVRSGAGTEGMKFFPFVFSLFTFIFIGNMFGMVPYFYTFTSQIIVTFALAMLVMTVVVAYGFIKNGPKFLKLFVPSGVPGYIVPIVTPIEVISFLSRPISLSVRLFGNMLAGHITLKVFTGFVVSLASLGAVGVAGAVLPLIMGVAITALEFMVSTVQAYVFAVLTSMYLNDAIHPSH
- a CDS encoding AtpZ/AtpI family protein, whose product is MTNPNENPAGKSPSPPPSETSDLAARIRKAQEARAAANGTQHASRQGDMSTLARGLRIGAEFVAAILVGSGIGYLIDMFAGTAPWALLIMFMVGFAAGIVNVTRVVAELNANKTASQDADDMD